A genomic region of Thunnus maccoyii chromosome 13, fThuMac1.1, whole genome shotgun sequence contains the following coding sequences:
- the LOC121909625 gene encoding SUN domain-containing protein 3-like: MVRLAKSLTIPLQDFKTLVKFVSGTLGEMLRRSIRLQEAGYYTEEGTPSVSYKEILYRIFRRRKSPNGVQHDLVGDFTPDHQDISNYVDMLENEENIPQIHQPTTHHRGIQATDTWATETTTTRWRTTWKTLRKGGNNGRTSRKFSLRIICSFILFLLLAFGITNYIQLHSEIRELQQELHSLQHQVNMFLPQAHDIPNFALESQGARVLGDKSSDTYWPQENIGILWDRLFSSWYSFTTQRQVIQGHTSLHPGKCWSFSGEQGHLFVFLSHPIYVTHVTLGHIRASQSPSGIIASAPRKFSLHGMTTEDDEGTYLGTWVYDRDGVSFQTFKLADPDVGVFRYVKLQVENNWGNIDNTCVYSFRVHGKLPA, encoded by the exons ATGGTCAGGCTTGCCAAAAGCCTTACCATTCCGTTGCAGGATTTCAAGACATTAGTCAAGTTCGTTTCTGGCACTTTAGGAGAG ATGTTGAGAAGAAGTATTCGCCTGCAGGAAGCAGGATATTATACAGAGGAGGGAACACCATCTGTGTCGTATAAGGAGATTTTATACAG GATCTTTCGTAGGAGGAAAAGTCCCAATGGGGTTCAGCATGACCTTGTGGGTGACTTTACACCAGACCATCAGGATATTTCTAACTATGTAGATATGTTAGAAAACGAGGAGAACATTCCCCAGATACATCAGCCTACTACTCATCACCGTGGGATTCAAGCGACTGACACCTGGGCGACTGAGACCACGACAACCCGTTGGAGGACCACTTGGAAAACTCTTAGGAAAGGAGGAAACAACG gcaGAACATCGCGCAAGTTTTCCCTCAGGATCATCTGCAGCTTCatcctttttctccttcttgCTTTTG GAATAACAAACTACATACAACTTCATAGTGAAATTAGAGAACTACAGCAGGAGTTACATTCACTTCAGCACCAAGTGAATATGTTCCTTCCTCAGGCACATGACATACCTAACTTTGCTTTAGAGTCACAGG GTGCCAGAGTTTTAGGTGACAAGTCTTCAGATACGTATTGGCCACAGGAAAACATTGGAATACTATGGGACAGGCTATTTTCCTCGTGGTATTCtttcacaacacaaagacaagtGATCCAA GGACACACGTCTTTACATCCGGGGAAGTGCTGGTCCTTTTCAGGGGAACAGGGACATTTATTTGTCTTCCTGTCTCACCCGATCTATGTCACTCACGTTACACTTGGCCACATAAGGGCAAGCCAGTCCCCCAGCGGCATCATCGCAAGCGCGCCAAGGAAGTTCTCCCTCCAT GGAATGACGACAGAAGATGACGAAGGAACCTACTTGGGGACCTGGGTTTATGATCGGGATGGCGTGTCGTTCCAGACCTTCAAACTGGCG GATCCAGACGTAGGAGTTTTTAGATATGTTAAGTTGCAGGTAGAGAACAATTGGGGTAACATAGACAACACCTGTGTATATAGCTTTAGGGTTCATGGGAAACTCCCTGCCTAA